From Acidobacteriota bacterium:
AAGGCCGCTTCAAGGGCCATATCGAACTCAACCAAGGCTCCCTGGTCATCGCCCGGGGCGCCAAGGTCGAAGCCGACATCCGGGTCAAGTTTCTGACCCTTCAGGGGGAACTCAAGGGCAATGTCGATGCCGACGAGCGCATTCTCGTCGCGGAAACGGCAACCCTCACGGGGGACATCACGGCCGCCCGGGTTTCCATCATGAACGGCGCCCGTTTCAAAGGCGCCATCCGCATCAAAAACAGCGTTTCTACTTGATCTTGATGGCGCCCTTGGTCCGGTCGCGGCGCTTCTGTTCCATCTGA
This genomic window contains:
- a CDS encoding polymer-forming cytoskeletal protein; this encodes MKKAELTDGGRAFYNHSMFKDERANSTETTDSPTSLSQTSRIGSQLALNGRISGRDDLLIEGRFKGHIELNQGSLVIARGAKVEADIRVKFLTLQGELKGNVDADERILVAETATLTGDITAARVSIMNGARFKGAIRIKNSVST